From the genome of Deinococcus sp. JMULE3, one region includes:
- a CDS encoding transporter substrate-binding domain-containing protein → MTKHITGVTLPLLALTLGLGSAHAATPSTLQKGVLKIGMEGTYAPFTYRDASGNLTGFDVDIAKAVAAKLGLKAEFVLTEWSGILAGLQANKYDVIVNQVGITAERQKTIGFSRPYAYSSPQIIVKKTGSFAPKTLADLKGKRVGVGLGSNFEKSLRDAGGINVVTYPGAPEYLADLAAGRLDAAYNDRLLVGYLIKSQNLPVRGAGVIGDPEAVGIAMKKTNTSLKAAVDRALLQLKADGTYAKISRKWFGQDVSKP, encoded by the coding sequence ATGACCAAGCACATCACCGGCGTCACCCTGCCCCTGCTCGCCCTGACCCTCGGCCTCGGCAGCGCCCACGCCGCCACCCCCAGCACCCTGCAAAAAGGCGTGCTGAAGATCGGCATGGAAGGCACCTACGCCCCCTTCACGTACAGGGACGCGTCGGGCAACCTCACCGGCTTCGACGTGGACATCGCCAAAGCCGTCGCCGCCAAGCTGGGCCTGAAGGCCGAGTTCGTCCTGACCGAATGGAGCGGCATCCTCGCCGGCCTCCAGGCGAACAAGTACGACGTGATCGTCAACCAGGTCGGCATCACCGCCGAACGCCAGAAGACCATCGGCTTCAGCAGACCCTACGCGTACTCCAGCCCGCAGATCATCGTCAAGAAGACCGGCAGCTTCGCGCCGAAGACCCTGGCCGACCTGAAGGGCAAACGCGTGGGCGTGGGCCTGGGCAGCAACTTCGAGAAGAGCCTGCGCGACGCGGGCGGCATCAACGTCGTCACGTACCCCGGCGCGCCCGAGTATCTCGCGGACCTCGCCGCCGGACGCCTCGACGCGGCTTACAACGACCGCCTGCTCGTCGGGTACCTCATCAAGTCCCAGAACCTCCCCGTGCGCGGCGCGGGCGTCATCGGCGACCCCGAAGCGGTCGGCATCGCCATGAAAAAGACCAACACCAGCCTGAAAGCAGCCGTGGACAGGGCCCTGCTGCAACTCAAGGCCGACGGCACGTACGCCAAGATCAGCCGCAAGTGGTTCGGTCAGGACGTCAGCAAACCCTGA
- a CDS encoding amino acid ABC transporter permease — protein MNTEQLQLVLQSAWTSLPTLLGALPVTLGFALGAMVLGLPLGFLVALARLSRLGWVRGLSGLYVSFMRGTPLLVQIFVIYYGLPSLGVTLNPVAGGVIALTLNAAAYLSETMRAAILSIPKGQREAATSLGLSPAQTMRLIILPQAARVALPSLSNTLIGLVKDTSLVSVITVVELLRSAQLVIARTFEPFGPYLAAALIYWAVSSLLEVVQRLLERRFARGG, from the coding sequence ATGAACACCGAACAGCTGCAACTCGTCCTCCAGAGCGCCTGGACGTCCCTGCCGACCCTGCTGGGTGCGCTGCCCGTCACGCTGGGCTTCGCGCTGGGCGCGATGGTGCTGGGCCTCCCGCTGGGGTTCCTGGTGGCGCTGGCGCGGCTGTCGCGGCTGGGCTGGGTGCGGGGCCTGAGTGGCCTGTACGTGTCGTTCATGCGCGGCACGCCGCTGCTCGTGCAGATCTTCGTCATCTACTACGGGCTGCCCAGCCTGGGGGTCACGCTGAACCCGGTGGCGGGCGGCGTGATCGCCCTGACGCTGAACGCCGCCGCGTACCTCTCGGAGACGATGCGCGCCGCGATCCTCAGCATCCCTAAAGGACAGCGTGAGGCGGCGACCAGCCTGGGCCTGAGCCCCGCGCAGACCATGCGGCTGATCATCCTGCCGCAGGCGGCGCGCGTGGCGCTGCCCAGCCTGAGCAACACCCTGATCGGGCTGGTGAAGGACACGTCACTGGTCAGCGTGATCACGGTCGTGGAGTTGCTGCGCAGCGCGCAGCTGGTCATCGCGCGGACCTTCGAGCCGTTCGGGCCGTATCTGGCGGCGGCGCTGATCTACTGGGCGGTCAGCAGCCTGCTGGAGGTCGTGCAGCGCCTGCTGGAACGCCGCTTCGCCCGCGGCGGGTAG
- a CDS encoding menaquinone biosynthesis decarboxylase, with amino-acid sequence MAFPDIQSFMRLLEQRGELIRVTTPVSRELEITEIADRMVKRGGPALLFENVLGSDYPVAIGLLGTKERVALALGVDDLDGLAEKVRNLIDLSGGGSKLGLLSNVTKLRDAMNLPPRRVRNAPAQEVVWRGDEVDLSKIPVLKCWPLDGGPFVTLPLVITKDPETGERNMGMYRVQVMSKNSTGMHWQRHKTGTRHLEKARKLGQRLEVAVAIGGDPALIYAATAPLPPVPGLDEFALAGYLRGQRYPVAKGVTVDLDVPANAEFVLEGYVDPSEDWVMEGPFGDHTGFYTLPDLYPHFHVTAVTMRRHPVYPATIVGRPPMEDAYLIEASERLFLPAAQLIIPEIVDYHMPPAGVAHNLVFVSIRKSYPGQAYKVANGLFGLGQMMFAKVIVVLDEDVTVTDFDAVWREVTQKAVPGRDTLTTRGPIDVLDHSSRGWGYGGKLIIDATTKRPEEVGSAASSRPDQAGDVLSPEGFTPRAAQDLPTFDGVLAQQQTPDGYWLVALHKTRAGQARDLAAAFAAHPAAHGIRHLLICDDQTDVNDIQDVWWTILNNIDAERDVTLHGHLLAWDGAQKLPEEGFVREWPPKIVMDKDIVNRVDRLWNVYGLPESLR; translated from the coding sequence ATGGCCTTCCCGGACATTCAGAGCTTCATGCGCCTCCTCGAACAGCGCGGCGAACTGATCCGCGTCACGACCCCGGTCAGCCGCGAGCTGGAAATCACCGAGATCGCCGACCGCATGGTCAAGCGGGGCGGCCCGGCGCTGCTGTTCGAGAACGTGCTGGGCAGCGACTACCCAGTCGCCATCGGCCTGCTGGGCACCAAGGAACGCGTGGCGCTGGCCCTCGGCGTGGACGACCTCGACGGACTGGCCGAAAAGGTCCGCAACCTCATCGACCTGTCCGGCGGCGGCAGTAAACTGGGCCTGCTGAGCAACGTCACGAAACTCCGCGACGCCATGAACCTCCCCCCGCGCCGCGTCCGCAACGCCCCCGCGCAGGAGGTCGTGTGGCGCGGCGACGAGGTGGACCTCTCGAAGATCCCGGTCCTGAAATGCTGGCCGCTCGACGGTGGGCCGTTCGTCACGCTGCCCCTCGTGATCACGAAGGACCCGGAGACCGGCGAGCGCAACATGGGCATGTACCGCGTGCAGGTCATGAGCAAAAACAGCACCGGCATGCACTGGCAGCGGCACAAGACCGGCACCAGACACCTGGAGAAGGCCAGGAAACTGGGTCAGCGGCTGGAGGTCGCGGTCGCCATCGGCGGCGACCCGGCCCTGATCTACGCCGCCACCGCGCCTCTGCCCCCTGTGCCGGGCCTGGACGAGTTCGCCCTGGCCGGGTACCTGCGCGGCCAGCGCTACCCCGTCGCAAAGGGCGTCACGGTGGATCTGGACGTGCCCGCCAACGCCGAGTTCGTGCTCGAAGGGTACGTGGACCCCAGCGAGGACTGGGTGATGGAGGGGCCGTTCGGGGATCACACCGGCTTCTATACCCTGCCGGACCTGTACCCGCACTTCCACGTCACCGCCGTCACCATGCGCCGCCATCCCGTGTACCCGGCGACCATCGTGGGCCGCCCCCCCATGGAGGACGCGTACCTGATCGAGGCGTCCGAACGGCTGTTCCTCCCCGCCGCGCAGCTGATCATCCCCGAGATCGTCGATTACCACATGCCGCCCGCCGGGGTCGCGCACAACCTCGTGTTCGTGAGCATCAGGAAGTCGTATCCGGGGCAGGCGTACAAGGTCGCCAACGGCCTGTTCGGTCTGGGCCAGATGATGTTCGCCAAGGTCATCGTGGTCCTCGACGAGGACGTGACCGTCACTGACTTCGACGCCGTCTGGCGCGAGGTCACGCAGAAGGCCGTGCCGGGCCGCGACACCCTCACCACGCGCGGCCCCATCGACGTGCTCGACCACTCCAGCCGCGGCTGGGGCTACGGCGGGAAACTCATCATCGACGCCACCACCAAACGCCCCGAGGAGGTCGGCAGCGCCGCCAGCAGCCGCCCCGACCAGGCCGGGGACGTCCTGTCTCCCGAAGGCTTCACGCCGCGCGCCGCGCAGGACCTGCCCACCTTCGACGGCGTCCTCGCCCAGCAGCAGACCCCGGACGGCTACTGGCTGGTCGCGCTGCACAAGACCCGCGCCGGACAGGCCCGCGACCTCGCCGCCGCGTTCGCCGCGCACCCCGCCGCACACGGCATCCGCCACCTCCTGATCTGCGACGACCAGACCGACGTCAACGACATTCAGGATGTCTGGTGGACCATCCTGAACAACATCGATGCCGAACGCGACGTGACCCTGCACGGCCACCTGCTCGCCTGGGACGGCGCGCAGAAACTCCCCGAGGAAGGCTTCGTCCGCGAGTGGCCGCCCAAGATCGTCATGGACAAGGACATCGTGAACCGCGTGGACCGCCTGTGGAACGTGTACGGCCTGCCGGAATCCCTGCGGTAA